A genomic window from Betta splendens chromosome 17, fBetSpl5.4, whole genome shotgun sequence includes:
- the LOC114845135 gene encoding neurturin has product MKLWKSTTFAFVLCGAALSVLLLRHTGTVGPFKAKTRRSHATSEPPAAAATSSAPRLTLHRRTRSADDMSSLLSEFSMMFQSFTEGELQRVLETLLDRRRRRSRRLEENPGRRTKRARRPKPCSLRELELTVSELGLGYDSDETVMLRYCSGKCAAQRHNYDIAMQHMARAGFRKRGRKDKVSNGPCCRPTAFEKDFSFLDNRSRYHTIHNVSAKHCGCV; this is encoded by the exons ATGAAGTTATGGAAAAGTACTACTTTCGCCTTCGTGCTCTGTGGTGCAGCCCTGTCCGTCCTCCTCCTTAGACACACGGGCACCGTGGGACCGTTTAAAGCCAAGACCAGGCGTTCGCACGCGACCTCTGaaccgcccgccgccgccgccaccagctCGGCGCCGCGGCTGACGCTCCATCGCAGGACCCGCTCCGCCGACGACATGAGCTCGCTGCTGTCAGAGT TTTCCATGATGTTCCAGAGCTTCACGGAGGGCGAGCTGCAGCGCGTGCTGGAGACGCTGCTCGACAGGAGGCGCCGCCGGAGCCGGCGCCTGGAGGAGAACCCGGGCCGGAGGACTAAGCGCGCCCGGCGGCCCAAGCCCTGCTCGCtgcgggagctggagctgacggTGAGCGAGCTGGGCCTCGGCTACGACAGCGACGAGACCGTGATGCTGCGCTACTGCAGCGGCAAATGCGCGGCGCAGCGGCACAACTACGACATCGCCATGCAGCACATGGCGCGGGCGGGTTTCAGGAAGCGCGGGCGCAAGGACAAGGTGAGCAACGGGCCCTGCTGCCGGCCCACGGCCTTCGAGAAGGACTTCTCCTTCCTGGACAACCGCAGCCGCTACCACACCATACACAACGTGTCGGCCAAGCACTGTGGCTGCGTATGA